In Erpetoichthys calabaricus chromosome 2, fErpCal1.3, whole genome shotgun sequence, a genomic segment contains:
- the cpb1 gene encoding carboxypeptidase B has protein sequence MKALLLLALTVAVSAGPSTSRFDGVKVFRLKPDNEYHVNEIKNLAEKIKLNFWNPEGADQVTSHLNVDVQVNDEDVLLVKDLLQRSGMEYEVLIEDLQKAIERQFDNKHRSTAGYSYEKYNSWEKISEWAESMATENPTLVTKTQIGQTFEGRHMVLLKLGKNTGFAKPAIFMDCGIHAREWISPAFCQWFVKEAVTSYGSDPAMTSLLNNMDVFVLPVFNIDGYVYTWTRDRMWRKTRSKNSGTTCVGTDPNRNFDAGWCTVGASKQPCSETYCGSRVESEIEVKAVADFIRKNRSIIKAYLTIHSYSQLLLFPYSYTTDLAAHHSELLDIARSASNALYSLYGTRYTSGPGAVTIYPAAGGSDDWAYDLGIKYSFTFELRDEGRFGFLLPESQIKPTCEETMLAVKYIATYVQEHNY, from the exons ATGAAGGCACTTCTCCTCTTGGCTCTGACTGTGGCGGTTTCAGCTGGACCATCAACCAGCAGATTTGATGG AGTGAAAGTCTTCAGATTGAAACCTGACAATGAATACCATGTTAACGAAATTAAAAATCTGGCAGAAAAAATAAAG CTTAATTTCTGGAATCCTGAAGGAGCTGATCAGGTCACTTCTCACCTTAATGTGGATGTCCAGGTCAATGATGAAGATGTTTTACTTGTAAAGGATCTTTTGCAGAGAAGTGGAATGGAATATGA AGTTCTAATTGAGGATCTGCAGAAGGCAATTGAGAGACAATTTGACAACAAGCACCGCTCAACAGCTGGTTATAGCTATGAGAAATACAACTCCTGGGAAAAG ATTTCAGAGTGGGCTGAAAGCATGGCTACAGAAAACCCCACACTAGTTACTAAAACACAGATTGGACAAACGTTTGAAGGAAGACACATGGTTCTTTTAAAG TTAGGTAAAAATACAGGATTTGCCAAGCCTGCCATCTTCATGGACTGTGGTATTCATGCAAGAGAATGGATCTCCCCAGCTTTTTGTCAGTGGTTTGTAAAAGAG gCTGTGACATCATATGGGTCTGACCCTGCAATGACCAGTCTACTCAACAACATGGATGTGTTTGTCCTGCCAGTTTTTAACATTGATGGCTACGTCTACACATGGACCAGG GACAGAATGTGGAGAAAAACACGCTCCAAGAATTCTGGTACAACTTGTGTTGGTACTGACCCTAATCGAAACTTTGATGCTGGGTGGTGTA CTGTGGGTGCTTCCAAACAACCATGTAGTGAAACCTATTGCGGCTCAAGAGTGGAATCTGAAATTGAGGTCAAAGCTGTTGCTGATTTCATCCGAAAAAACCGTTCCATCATCAAGGCCTACCTGACAATCCATTCCTACTCCCAACTGCTCCTGTTCCCTTATTCATACACTACAGACTTAGCGGCACACCACAGTGAACTG CTTGACATTGCAAGAAGTGCTTCAAATGCATTGTACAGCCTTTATGGTACCCGCTACACAAGTGGTCCTGGAGCAGTGACGATAT ACCCTGCCGCTGGTGGTTCAGATGACTGGGCCTATGACTTAGGGATAAAGTACTCTTTCACTTTTGAACTTCGTGACGAAGGTCGCTTTGGATTCTTGCTTCCAGAGTCGCAGATCAAGCCAACGTGCGAGGAGACTATGCTTGCTGTCAAATACATTGCAACATATGTTCAAGAGCACAActattga